From a single Brassica rapa cultivar Chiifu-401-42 chromosome A01, CAAS_Brap_v3.01, whole genome shotgun sequence genomic region:
- the LOC103839211 gene encoding uncharacterized protein LOC103839211 — translation MMRPQKFPIRRGRARERETPLVFEGDETGPSANDGDERELIPGDDCEAIADDPADELEEETNEVEEEEEEERNEEEEDVRIDEEVCEVLSSHFGDVARNDGEDNDDSGEEDCWTEVNIPDPISSYDEEEDARREAREDAASADEVLFLGKTFSSSSEFKQALLRYSLKTRYDIKLYISTQMKLGAVCSDTEYDCPWTVYCSYERRKHKLQIKVYVNEHACVRSGSSKMLKPSSIALLFTERLRLNPKLTAKEICEEIKRTYNLTVTEEQCRKAKTKITRERRAGHETHFSRIWDYEAELRKTNPGTITEIMTIPGPTPRSKQRFDRIYICFEAQRADWKSTCRPIIGLDGAFLKWDVKGQLIAAVGRDGDNRIVPIAWAVVEIENHINWAWFVNHLKVDLELGDGSNFTFISDKQKGFVKAVQLELPNAEHRMCARHILGNWKRDSHDPQLEKLFWKIARSYTLGDFREHMNELKSYNQLAHQTLQATSPHTWSRAYFKVGSCCNDNLNNLNESFNKTIREARRKPLLEMLEDIRRQCMVRTAKRSIIANRLKTRFTKRAHVAIETAIEKTQDCIRYMATGDVYEIHYHNCSYSVDMGSKSCGCGMWQLNGIPCNHAACVILAKKHKVDDYVSNYYTTIRWRKTYECSIRPVEGMKLWPMLKRLPVLPPPDRLGNRGRPSTYARRKSANEASSSSSKTKLNRAKRVMTCSNCREEGHTKVSCSKPIVQPEPKRPRGQPKKDYEGGSQGFSQSESHVGSQGR, via the exons aTGATGAGACCCCAAAAGTTTCCTATACGTCGAGGCAGAGCTAGAGAACGTGAAACTCCACTGGTTTTTGAAGGTGATGAAACAGGGCCGAGTGCAAATGATGGAGATGAGCGTGAACTCATACCTGGTGATGATTGTGAGGCTATTGCTGATGATCCTGCTGATGAACTCGAAGAAGAAACGAACgaggttgaagaagaagaagaagaagaaaggaatgaggaagaagaagatgtcagaATTGATGAAGAAGTTTGTGAGGTTTTATCATCACACTTTGGAGATGTTGCAAGGAATGATGGAGAAGATAACGATGACAGTGGAGAAGAGGATTGCTGGACAGAGGTTAATATACCTGACCCTATATCATCttatgatgaggaagaagatgcgCGACGGGAAGCTCGTGAGGATGCAGCATCAGCTGATGAGGTTTTATTCTTGGGAAAGACGTTTTCATCTTCATCTGAGTTCAAACAAGCTCTTCTTAGGTATTCTCTGAAAACAAGATATGATATTAAGCTCTACATATCAACACAAATGAAGCTTGGTGCTGTTTGTTCTGACACTGAATATGATTGCCCTTGGACAGTGTATTGCTCGTATGAGAGGAGGAAACATAAACTGCAAATAAAGGTTTATGTAAATGAACATGCTTGTGTACGTTCCGGTTCCTCGAAGATGTTGAAGCCTTCATCAATTGCGCTGCTGTTTACGGAAAGGTTAAGGTTGAATCCTAAGCTCACAGCTAAGGAAATTTGTGAAGAGATCAAGAGAACCTACAACTTGACTGTTACTGAAGAGCAATGTCGAAAAGCTAAAACTAAAATCACAAGGGAAAGGAGAGCCGGCCATGAAACACACTTTTCCAGAATCTGGGATTATGAAGCAGAGCTTCGTAAGACTAATCCGGGCACTATAACAGAGATAATGACCATTCCCGGACCAACACCAAGAAGTAAGCAAAGGTTTGATCGCATCTACATCTGTTTTGAAGCACAACGTGCAGATTGGAAGTCGACTTGTAGACCAATTATAGGACTGGATGGTGCATTTCTGAAATGGGATGTGAAAGGCCAATTGATCGCTGCAGTTGGAAGAGATGGAGATAACAGAATTGTACCTATTGCTTGGGCAGTTGTGGAGATTGAAAATCACATTAACTGGGCATGGTTTGTGAATCACTTGAAAGTGGATTTAGAACTCGGTGATGGGAGCAACTTCACATTCATATCTGATAAGCAAAAG GGTTTTGTGAAAGCTGTTCAACTTGAACTTCCTAACGCAGAACATCGCATGTGTGCAAGACACATCCTAGGAAACTGGAAGAGGGACAGCCACGACCCACAGCTAGAGAAACTATTCTGGAAAATAGCCCGCAGCTACACCTTAGGAGACTTTAGAGAACATATGAATGAACTGAAGAGCTACAATCAACTGGCGCATCAAACTCTACAAGCTACCAGTCCGCATACATGGTCTCGAGCTTATTTTAAGGTTGGTTCATGTTGTAATGATAATTTGAACAACCTTAATGAATCTTTTAACAAAACCATACGTGAGGCTAGGAGAAAACCACTACTTGAAATGTTAGAGGATATAAGGCGCCAATGTATGGTACGTACAGCAAAAAGATCCATCATTGCTAATAGGTTGAAGACTAGATTCACAAAAAGAGCACATGTTGCGATAGAAACTGCTATAGAGAAGACTCAAGATTGTATTAGATACATGGCTACAGGTGATGTCTACGAAATTCACTATCACAACTGTTCGTATAGCGTTGATATGGGTTCGAAATCATGTGGTTGTGGGATGTGGCAACTGAATGGAATCCCTTGTAACCATGCTGCTTGTGTGATCCTTGCAAAGAAGCATAAAGTAGATGACTATGTTTCTAATTATTACACAACCATAAGATGGAGGAAAACTTATGAGTGTAGTATTAGGCCAGTGGAAGGGATGAAACTGTGGCCTATGCTGAAAAGGTTGCCGGTCTTGCCTCCACCAGATAGGCTAGGTAACAGAGGAAGACCAAGTACATATGCAAGGCGAAAAAGTGCAAATGAAGCATCTTCTTCCTCTAGTAAAACCAAGCTAAACCGAGCGAAGCGTGTCATGACATGCTCTAACTGCAGAGAAGAAGGACATACCAAGGTGAGCTGTTCAAAACCAATAGTTCAACCTGAACCTAAACGTCCAAGAGGTCAGCCAAAAAAAGATTAT GAAGGAGGATCACAAGGCTTTTCACAAAGTGAATCACATGTTGGCTCACAAGGTCGATGA
- the LOC103839203 gene encoding 50S ribosomal protein L3-2, mitochondrial has protein sequence MAAVPRGLISRFTQLLSIRSTTPSPSQPSFYLLRRFSSDAESPGSEAPTRIIPGEMSPGSKRTGMIAVKCGMTALWDKWGARVPVSILWVDDNIVSQVKTVEKEGIFALQIGCGHKKPKHLTMPELGHFRAQGVPLKRKLREFPVTEDALLPVGTELGVRHFVPGQYVDVTGITRGKGFQGVMKRWKFKGGPASHGCSKAHRKGGSTGQRDDPGKVFKGRKMPGHMGAAQRTVKNVWVYKIDPARNLIWVRGQVPGAEGNFVFINDACYKKPDISKLPFPTYLAPEEDEDPSELEPLVADLGEVDPFMLAE, from the exons ATGGCGGCGGTACCGCGAGGCCTCATCTCTCGCTTCACTCAGCTTCTATCAATCCGGTCCACCACTCCTTCACCCTCACAACCTAGCTTCTATCTCCTCCGACGATTCAGCTCCGATGCTGAGTCGCCTGGATCCGAAGCTCCGACTCGGATAATACCCGGAGAGATGTCTCCGGGATCGAAAAGAACAGGGATGATCGCCGTCAAGTGCGGGATGACTGCGCTCTGGGACAAATGGGGAGCTAGGGTTCCGGTATCGATCCTCTGGGTGGACGACAACATCGTCTCTCAGGTCAAGACCGTTGAGAAAGAAGGGATCTTTGCGCTACAG ATTGGGTGTGGGCATAAGAAGCCGAAGCATTTGACGATGCCTGAGCTGGGTCATTTCAGAGCTCAAGGTGTGCCGTTGAAGAGGAAGTTGAGGGAGTTCCCTGTGACGGAAGACGCGCTTCTTCCCGTTGGCACTGAGCTCGGTGTGCGTCATTTTGTGCCGGGGCAGTATGTTGATGTCACTGGGATCACTCGTGGGAAAGGCTTTCAG GGAGTCATGAAAAGATGGAAGTTCAAAGGAGGGCCGGCGTCACATGGTTGTTCAAAGGCGCATCGAAAAGGTGGTTCCACTGGCCAAAGAGATGATCCCGGAAAG GTGTTCAAGGGAAGAAAAATGCCTGGGCACATGGGTGCGGCCCAGAGGACAGTAAAGAACGTTTGGGTTTACAAGATTGATCCTGCCAGGAACCTCATCTGGGTGAGAGGACAA GTTCCTGGCGCAGAAGGGAACTTTGTGTTTATTAACGATGCGTGCTACAAGAAGCCAGACATCTCAAAGCTTCCATTCCCTACCTACTTAGCACCTGAAGAAGACGAGGATCCATCAGAATTAGAACCCTTGGTGGCAGATCTAGGAGAAGTCGACCCATTTATGTTGGCAGAGTGA